From the genome of Streptomyces sp. NBC_01142:
CTGCCGGAGCGGACAGCCCCGCCCTCTCGCGCTCACCTAAAGATGGGGTGGTCTGAGCTGACATCTCACGTGCCTCCAACGGCATTTCGGACGGGGATGGGGCGGATCGCGGTACGGACTGGGGTTCTGAGTGCGGTTCGGGTGTGCGGGTCCTGGGCCGGGTAAACGGGTTCGGTCATATGGGGGTCCCTTGCTCCTGGGTGATGGCCCGCAGGGCATTGAGCCGGGCCGCGTGCCGAGCCGGGCGCAGGCCCGCCAGCACACCGGCGAGGAGGCCCACCGCCAGGATCAGCCCGAGCCTCAGGGCCGGGAGGGCGAAGGCGCTGGCGCCATCGGTGTCCGAGGCCCGCACCAGGATCTAGGCCATCTCGTCCGGATCTTTCCGGTTGAGCCCGCGTCGGC
Proteins encoded in this window:
- a CDS encoding ABC transporter permease produces the protein MRASDTDGASAFALPALRLGLILAVGLLAGVLAGLRPARHAARLNALRAITQEQGTPI